Proteins encoded within one genomic window of Triticum aestivum cultivar Chinese Spring chromosome 2D, IWGSC CS RefSeq v2.1, whole genome shotgun sequence:
- the LOC123048215 gene encoding obtusifoliol 14-alpha demethylase-like, whose product MHMGMDGITIHTAACFTIAFLFLTTIISEIIARIRTIHLTRKGKRSSITLRPPQVVSGAPLMAALFTLVTPKKGLHAAIHELHMKMGSVFTVNLFGLKKVTFLVGPEVTPHFFKGSPSEIDFGDTAKIIVPVLGQGVLFGVDMATRNEQIRFCTKAIQPARLRRDVQSMVCVVEDYFAKWGQSGTVDLKHELGHLIVLIANRCLLGNEIKGNNMEEVSRLLHELFENSFHMINLFFPHLPIPPHRRRDEARARLGEILHEIVRSRRRISPARVMDSNDDDEGDVLQSFIDSKYSDGRSMTESEIVGLLIAILFAGQHTSSSTSTWTGACLLSNQKYMTAAMKEQKKIIEQNGEPIDYTILSKMDALRCCIKEALRLYSPTPLLLRHAHKSFTVQTRDGMEYEIPEGHALACSIVVSNKMPYIYKNPNVYDPCRFSLGREEDKTSGKFSDISFGAGRYSCLGQDYAFMQIKVIWSYLLRNFELELISPFPELENDKILPGPRGKVMVAYRRRHHFDAEAEDNPPFLKKWLCQLFCIIAKDYTNIKAELVANVMRTEQLKKAVDYMIKGFAQLYIIKQQPSIQPSKHQKRNKKKKKKKKKKKDTRWYRTTAVLTTPRTS is encoded by the exons ATGCATATGGGCATGGATGGGATCACAATACACACGGCAGCATGCTTTACCATAGCATTTTTGTTTCTCACCACAATCATCTCCGAGATCATTGCAAGAATCAGAACCATTCATCTTACGCGCAAAGGAAAGAGATCATCAATTACTCTGCGCCCGCCACAAGTTGTGAGTGGAGCTCCTCTAATGGCAGCCCTGTTCACACTTGTGACCCCCAAGAAGGGTTTACATGCTGCAATCCATGAACTACACATGAAGATGGGAAGTGTGTTCACAGTGAACCTTTTCGGGCTAAAGAAG GTGACATTTTTGGTTGGGCCAGAGGTCACTCCTCATTTCTTCAAGGGATCGCCATCCGAGATCGACTTCGGGGATACAGCTAAGATCATTGTGCCCGTCCTCGGTCAAGGAGTTCTGTTTGGTGTGGACATGGCTACCAGGAATGAGCAGATCCGATTTTGTACCAAGGCGATACAGCCGGCGAGGTTGCGAAGAGATGTTCAGTCCATGGTTTGCGTAGTGGAG GACTACTTTGCGAAATGGGGACAAAGTGGTACGGTTGATTTAAAGCATGAGCTTGGCCACCTAATCGTGCTGATCGCAAACAGATGCTTGCTTGGCAATGAGATCAAAGGCAACAACATGGAAGAAGTGTCGAGACTCCTCCATGAACTATTTGAAAACAGCTTCCACATGATCAACTTATTCTTCCCGCACCTCCCAATTCCGCCGCACCGCCGACGCGACGAAGCGCGTGCAAGGCTGGGAGAAATACTCCACGAGATAGTCAGATCACGTAGAAGAATTAGCCCAGCCCGAGTCATGGACAGCAATGATGATGACGAAGGCGATGTGTTGCAGAGCTTCATAGACTCAAAATACAGTGATGGCCGATCCATGACAGAGAGCGAGATTGTTGGGCTACTCATTGCCATCTTGTTCGCCGGGCAGCACACGAGCTCAAGTACCAGCACCTGGACAGGAGCTTGCCTGCTAAGCAATCAAAAGTACATGACAGCTGCCATGAAAGAGCAGAAGAAAATCATTGAGCAAAATGGAGAACCCATAGACTACACCATCTTGTCAAAGATGGATGCCTTGCGTTGCTGTATCAAAGAGGCACTGAGGCTTTATTCTCCGACACCATTACTACTCCGTCATGCACACAAGAGCTTCACCGTGCAAACCAGGGATGGCATGGAATATGAGATCCCAGAAGGGCATGCTTTAGCATGCTCCATAGTGGTCAGCAACAAGATGCCTTACATTTATAAGAATCCTAATGTGTATGATCCGTGCCGGTTTAGCCTGGGGAGAGAGGAGGACAAAACCAGTGGCAAGTTTTCAGACATATCCTTTGGTGCTGGGAGGTATTCTTGCTTGGGGCAGGATTATGCTTTCATGCAAATCAAGGTGATATGGAGCTATTTGCTGAGGAACTTTGAGCTCGAGTTAATCTCTCCTTTCCCTGAGCTAGAGAATGACAAAATATTACCAGGACCTAGAGGAAAAGTGATGGTTGCTTACAGGAGAAG gCATCACTTTGATGCAGAGGCTGAGgataatcctccttttctaaaaaag TGGCTCTGTCAGTTATTTTGCATCATAGCAAAAGATTACACAAATATCAAAGCAGAGTTAGTAGCTAACGTGATGAGGACAGAACAGTTAAAAAAG GCTGTCGACTATATGATAAAGGGTTTCGCCcagctttatattataaagcaacagcCGAGCATACAACCATCGAAACATCAGAAaagaaacaagaagaagaagaagaagaagaagaagaagaaggatacaAGATGGTACCGAACAACAGCAGTCCTGACTACACCTAGAACCAGCTAG